ACCTCTAACAAGGGTTCCGCTCTTTTGAATGTTCTGCCCAAAAATGTTATCGGGAGACAGGAAGGAGTCAAAACCTTTGAATCCCCTGATGGTATCTTCCCCTGCCAGGGTCACAAAAGACTGCAGTTCCCGTTTTTTATAAATCTTCGACAGGGAGGATTGAAGAGCCTGATACTCAATTCTCAGTGTATCAAAAATTGAATATGAAAGTGATTCGGAGAGAGAGAAGAAACCTGAAAGATAGTCAATAGTATAGTCGGTCTGAAGCAGCACTTTATCCCTGATTGTGATTATCTCGCTCCCGGGTTTTACTCCGGTCGCCTCGAGTTCGTATTTGTTGCTTACCTTTACCGGCAGATACTGCACCTTGATCTTGTAAGAACCTGATTGACCATTTCCTGAAAAGCTCCAAAGAAGAAAAAAAATCAGAACAAGGCTTAGCCACCTCATTAAATATCCACTGATTGCTTCTATGAGTATTTATTGTAATGTGAAATTACAACATTTTTTACCTCATCAACAGTAATTCTTAAGAGGCACTCTCTTACCGGACAGGTTCTTCCCGCACCATATTCACAATAGTTAAACGCAACCGGTGAACAATTCAATTCTCTGTTAATTGCGATGTGTTGATCTCCGGGCTGTTTACAGAAATTTGGATTTGTCGGTCCGAAAATTGCCACTGTAGGCACACCAAACCAGGCTGCTACATGAACAGGCCCGGTATCATTTGCAACGAGCAAGGCAGTGCTTTTCAAGATCGGGGCGTATTCATCTATCGACTTCAACTCTGTAATCCTGATGTGTGAATCTACGAGTGATGATTTAATATCTTCACTCAGTTTCCCTTTTTCCACGACAAAATTGACCTCAAACGATTCACTCAGATCAATCGCAAGCGTTATCATATTTTTCACTCCCCACATTTTTTCATCCCAGCCGGCAAATGGAGTCAGGATTATTTCTTTTCCTCTTGCGGTCGACAAAGGAAAAATCCATGATTCAGGTTTTCTATCAATTATTTTGTAACTGTCAACAGCATCAAAATAAATATCGATGAGATGAGGCTCTTTCCGCATGGACTTAAAACTGTCGAAAGCGGTGCTGTAAGCCTCTCTGGAAATTCCGTGGAACCGCCTGCCACCTGAAAGCAGCATTGTTAATACTGACTGTGGATTCTCTGAAAAATTAATTACAACTCCGCATTTGGTTGCTCTGGCTTTTTTAATAACAGACATTGATGGAATTTTACCACCTTGAAGAAACTCTGTGCTGTCAACATACACAAATTTTATTCCCGGCAATTCCTTGTTGAACAAAAAACTGAATTTACTGTAAGTAAGAACCGTGATCTGAACCGACACTTCCTCTTCTGAGAGTCTTTTGAGGGCATGAAGTGAAAGGATGGTATCACCTATGTTATTAAAAGAAATTATGAGAATATCCTTACCGGAAGATGAAAACATGCGGGATAACAACTTCATAATGAAGACTAAAAATCTTGTGAAAGACTTCAGGAAATTATTGTTATCGAGATTTAAGGAACCTGGAAACGATTTCCTCATAAACTGAGTTTCGGGTGATGTGTAAAATTAATGGATATGCTAAAATAAAACATAAAGGAAGAATAAGAGTGGTCAAATTAAATTGACTGACCAGTAAATAGCAAACTAACAATATCATCGATGAATAAAGCAGGAAGAAAAATGCGTTTTTCACTAATTCAGGATTTAATCTGAAGCCCGATCTTTTAAAGATGAAGGCGAGACACATTACAGATTGAACTATATAGGTAATCGAAGTTGAAAGTGCGAGTCCATTCTGATGCATATTTTCACTTAGAACTAGTGAAAGGATGTATTTAAGAATTAAACCCGCGAGCGAAATTAAAACGAGAGCAGTACTCCCCTTCAGACTGTATGCATATTTCAATCCGACTGCAAATATTGCGTACAGAGGGAGGCTAATTGCATAGTAAACCAGAGTCCCTTCTGTCAGGAGAGTGGAATCGCCTGTAAATTTACCCCGCTGATAGAGTAACCCAATAATTTCCCCACCTGCAAAAATAAAAATGATTGAGGCAGGGATAAACACAAGAAGAATAACCTCTATCGCCTTCGTAAATTTTGCGTTTGCCTCTTTCAAGTCACCTTTAGCAACATTTGCAGCAAAATCGGGTAACAATGCACTTCCAAGTGCTGTTGTAAAGATGGTAACGGGAAGCATGTATATGATATACGAGTAGTTAAGTGAGGCAATACCGCCGGGTTCAGTGTTTGTATAAAACAGTCTGTCTATGAAAAAGAAAATCTGTCCCACCACTTCCACAAAGAGTGTATTAAGGAAGATAAGCCAGGAAACATTTTTTGAGATCGCAAGAGAGAATTTGAATTTCCCCCTGAACATATTCTTACTGCCAAAAAGTAGATGTGTAACCTGGATCATGCTGCCCATGATGTAACCGGCTATTATCGCCATGGTTCCCAGCCAGGCAGAGAAGAAGAAAACTGTGAAAATTATTGAAAGATTTGTCCACACCTGAGAAAGATAGGTAACCTTAAATTTGAACTCTGCTATCAAATACGCAGACAAGATACTGATTATGGCATTCAAAGGCACGGTTAGAAGTGCCATTTCAAAAAGTTGATTTATTGCGGTGTGGTCGGATCCGCTCGAGGTCTCGAGAAAAAGAGATATTACTCCGTCAGAGGCGAAGTAAAGACCCGCTGCCACCAGGGTTACGAGTCCCGTGAAAAGAAGCATCGTGGAAACAAAAAAGGAATTTGCTTCTTCGGGGTCTTTCGATTTGAGATCATTGTAGATGGGGATGAAGTAGTTTTGAGCCTGATAAAACAGAATACTGTTCAGCATCGCAGGAATGGTGTATGCTATAAGGAAATATTCGAAATCCTTGCCAACCCCAAATTTCCCGGCAAACAAAATTTCCCTGAAAAAACCGGTTCCCTTGGAAAGAACTTGAGCCACTACTACTATCAGAGCAGCTCCGCCAACTCCTTGAAATATGTGTTTTATTCTATCTTTTACCAAAACAGGTGAGTTTTTTCTAACAATTCAGGGGGGTTAGCTTAAATATTTTTTTACTTCATCTTCTTTTCTGAAGTAATACAAAAAGGTAAGAGTAAAAAAGAGAAACGCTGCAGCCAGGACCGACTGAAACATTTTTGGGGAAGATGTCCTCAATGGGGGCACAGCCGTATCAAGTACTTCGATGGTTGGAATGTCTTTCTGTTCCTGTATCAGCTCTTTAAAATATTGCTGTTGAAGAAGTGAATATACTTCGCTTAAGACCCGGACTTCCCTGTAATAGTTTGAAAGTTTTACCCCCAAAGCAGGAGCTTCTTTGAATCCAACAAACAATTCATCGGAGTTGGTCTGAAACTTGTTATATTCTTTTTGAAGTGATGCAAGTTTACTTTTTACTGCCTCAACCTCGGGAGAGGTTTCACTCATCGTCTTCAATCTGAATTCGAGCTCAATCTGTGTTGCAAGAATGTCACTCTTCACTTTGGCTGCAGCGTCAATTGCTGCTTTTAATTGTTCGGGAAGTGCAATGGTCTTATTTTCCTTCTGAAACTTTGCCATTGCATTTTCGGCACTGTCCAAATCACTTTTAGTAGTTACCAGTCTTCCTTCAATAAACTCCCTTGTCAATTTCGCCTTACTGTGAAGTTTGCTCCTGTTTATGCTGTCCAAAGCCGCAACAAATGTGTTGCTCACCAAAGCAGCGAATTCAG
This genomic window from Ignavibacteria bacterium contains:
- a CDS encoding glycosyltransferase family 9 protein, with product MFSSSGKDILIISFNNIGDTILSLHALKRLSEEEVSVQITVLTYSKFSFLFNKELPGIKFVYVDSTEFLQGGKIPSMSVIKKARATKCGVVINFSENPQSVLTMLLSGGRRFHGISREAYSTAFDSFKSMRKEPHLIDIYFDAVDSYKIIDRKPESWIFPLSTARGKEIILTPFAGWDEKMWGVKNMITLAIDLSESFEVNFVVEKGKLSEDIKSSLVDSHIRITELKSIDEYAPILKSTALLVANDTGPVHVAAWFGVPTVAIFGPTNPNFCKQPGDQHIAINRELNCSPVAFNYCEYGAGRTCPVRECLLRITVDEVKNVVISHYNKYS
- a CDS encoding polysaccharide biosynthesis C-terminal domain-containing protein; translated protein: MVKDRIKHIFQGVGGAALIVVVAQVLSKGTGFFREILFAGKFGVGKDFEYFLIAYTIPAMLNSILFYQAQNYFIPIYNDLKSKDPEEANSFFVSTMLLFTGLVTLVAAGLYFASDGVISLFLETSSGSDHTAINQLFEMALLTVPLNAIISILSAYLIAEFKFKVTYLSQVWTNLSIIFTVFFFSAWLGTMAIIAGYIMGSMIQVTHLLFGSKNMFRGKFKFSLAISKNVSWLIFLNTLFVEVVGQIFFFIDRLFYTNTEPGGIASLNYSYIIYMLPVTIFTTALGSALLPDFAANVAKGDLKEANAKFTKAIEVILLVFIPASIIFIFAGGEIIGLLYQRGKFTGDSTLLTEGTLVYYAISLPLYAIFAVGLKYAYSLKGSTALVLISLAGLILKYILSLVLSENMHQNGLALSTSITYIVQSVMCLAFIFKRSGFRLNPELVKNAFFFLLYSSMILLVCYLLVSQFNLTTLILPLCFILAYPLILHITRNSVYEEIVSRFLKSR